The proteins below come from a single Malus domestica chromosome 03, GDT2T_hap1 genomic window:
- the LOC103422765 gene encoding uncharacterized protein gives MARITMSHILVALFVILVSMEAAFVMGQGKGNGNGNGSGNGNGNGNGNGNSNGNGNGNGDGNGNGSGNGNGNGNGNGNGSGNGNGNGNGNGNSNGNGNGNGNGNGNGNGNGNGNGNGNGNGNKADEAAVSNYDVLTPVGSGQERGFCKAKGACYYKTLTCPSECPQRKPKKNKKNKGCFINCGSKCEATCKFRKAKCDGYGSLCYDPRFVGGDGVMFYFHGAKGGNFAIVSDTNLQINAHFIGTRPTGRTRDFTWVQAFAVMFDSHTLVIAAKRVSKWDDKVDALMVKWDDKVVTIPTDGDAEWRTNGEDREVIVERTDETNYVRVTVAGLVEMDIRVRPIGEEENKVHNYQVPADDTFAHLETQFRFTNLSDLVEGVLGKTYRPGYVSPVKIGVPMPMVGGEDKYKTSSLFSPLCKVCRFQKQPELAAAGGIAQY, from the exons ATGGCTAGGATTACAATGTCGCATATTTTGGTGGCTCTTTTCGTCATCCTTGTTTCGATGGAAGCCGCCTTCGTTATGGGGCAAGGCAAGGGGAACGGGAACGGGAACGGGAGCGGAAATGGGAACGGCAACGGCAATGGTAATGGCAATAGCAATGGCAATGGAAATGGCAACGGCGACGGAAATGGCAACGGCAGCGGAAATGGCAATGGGAACGGAAACGGCAATGGGAACGGGAGCGGAAATGGGAACGGCAACGGCAATGGTAATGGCAATAGCAATGGAAATGGCAATGGCAATGGAAATGGCAATGGAAATGGCAATGGCAATGGCAACGGCAATGGGAATGGAAACGGCAATGGTAATAAAGCCGATGAGGCTGCTGTTTCCAATTATGACGTGTTGACACCAGTGGGATCCGGGCAGGAGCGAGGGTTCTGTAAAGCAAAGGGGGCTTGCTATTACAAGACTCTTACGTGCCCATCTGAATGCCCTCAGAGAAAGccgaagaagaacaagaagaacaagGGTTGTTTCATTAACTGCGGTAGCAAGTGTGAAGCTACTTGCAAGT TTAGGAAAGCCAAGTGTGATGGATATGGCTCTCTGTGCTACGATCCCAGGTTTGTTGGCGGTGACGGTGTGATGTTCTACTTCCATGGAGCCAAGGGCGGAAACTTTGCCATTGTTTCAGACACCAACCTCCAAATCAACGCACACTTCATCGGGACTCGACCAACAGGAAGGACCCGCGATTTCACATGGGTTCAGGCTTTCGCAGTGATGTTTGACTCTCACACCCTTGTCATCGCAGCAAAGAGGGTATCAAAGTGGGATGACAAAGTTGATGCTCTCATGGTAAAGTGGGATGACAAAGTTGTGACCATCCCCACTGATGGAGACGCCGAATGGAGGACTAACGGTGAAGATAGAGAGGTAATTGTCGAAAGAACTGATGAAACCAACTACGTTAGGGTTACAGTGGCCGGTCTCGTGGAAATGGACATTAGGGTTAGACCTATTGGAGAAGAGGAAAACAAGGTCCATAACTACCAAGTACCAGCTGATGACACATTTGCTCACTTGGAGACACAGTTCAGATTTACCAATTTATCCGATCTTGTGGAGGGAGTTTTGGGCAAGACTTACCGCCCAGGTTACGTTAGCCCGGTCAAAATCGGAGTCCCGATGCCGATGGTTGGTGGGGAGGACAAGTACAAAACTTCATCCCTGTTTTCTCCTCTCTGCAAGGTTTGCAGGTTCCAGAAACAGCCTGAGCTTGCAGCTGCTGGAGGAATTGCTCAGTACTGa
- the LOC139194643 gene encoding pentatricopeptide repeat-containing protein At1g12620-like yields the protein MDGYCLLGEMGQAKKVFELLLSKGFVIDVRSYNILINGYCKHKIIDDTLMLFLEMSHRGVFPDTVTYNTLMDGFCKMGRIQDAQTLFSQMQACGQLPDVQTYSILLDGLCANQQLPKSVELLSEMEGKKLNLDVVTYSILIKGLCKDGKVEYAWEVFRSLSSKGFQHNARTYTIMISGFCNVGLTSEAENLLREMKAKGCSPNGCTYNTIIRGFIKNSETSRAMRLIQEMVEGGLSADALLCCH from the coding sequence ATGGATGGCTACTGTTTGCTTGGAGAAATGGGTCAGGCGAAAAAAGTTTTTGAACTGTTGCTTAGCAAAGGCTTCGTGATTGATGTTCGTAGCTATAACATACTGATAAATGGTTATTGTAAGCATAAAATTATTGATGATACCCTAATGCTTTTTTTGGAAATGTCTCATAGGGGAGTGTTTCCAGATACAGTTACTTATAACACTCTTATGGATGGGTTTTGCAAGATGGGTAGAATACAAGATGCACAGACTTTGTTCTCTCAAATGCAAGCTTGTGGCCAACTTCCAGATGTTCAAACCTATTCTATTTTACTGGATGGCCTGTGTGCAAACCAACAACTTCCCAAGTCAGTGGAATTGTTAAGCGAGATGGAGGGAAAGAAGTTGAATCTTGATGTCGTAACTTATAGTATTCTTATTAAGGGTTTGTGCAAAGATGGAAAAGTTGAGTATGCATGGGAAGTCTTTCGCAGTTTATCATCAAAAGGATTTCAACATAATGCCAGGACATATACTATAATGATTAGTGGATTTTGTAACGTGGGGCTAACAAGTGAAGCAGAAAACTTGCTTAGGGAAATGAAAGCGAAAGGTTGTTCTCCAAATGGTTGCACATACAACACAATTATTCGCGGGTTTATCAAAAACAGTGAGACATCAAGGGCGATGAGACTTATTCAAGAAATGGTGGAGGGGGGTCTTTCTGCAGATGCATTGCTTTGTTGCCATTGA
- the LOC103427187 gene encoding mitotic-spindle organizing protein 1B-like, with amino-acid sequence MDADAAKTARESLDLAFQMSNILDTGLDRHTLSILIALCDLGLNPEALAAVVKELRREPVPLPPSDAAGPVL; translated from the coding sequence ATGGATGCGGATGCTGCAAAAACCGCACGCGAATCTCTTGACCTAGCATTTCAGATGTCCAACATTCTAGACACAGGGCTGGACCGTCACACCCTCTCCATCCTCATTGCATTATGTGATTTGGGTCTCAACCCTGAGGCATTGGCTGCCGTTGTTAAGGAACTGCGAAGAGAACCCGTTCCACTTCCGCCATCAGATGCTGCCGGTCCTGTACTATGA
- the LOC114824162 gene encoding putative pentatricopeptide repeat-containing protein At1g12700, mitochondrial encodes MSPSLHSSGVGFVNSYLGLFHSRASNSTESRNTQPPQCVKVTNLEDALNVFDEMLQRRPLPSVVRFNQILGHVVRLKHYSTVILLNNQMSVSGIRPNGYTLTIIINCYCHLNQMGFGLSVLGKFFKLGFEPDVRTLNTVIDGFLLEDREADAVGILNKMMEHGNWKPTVVTFGILVKGLCMKGNNIGAIQLLNKMEEGGCKPDVVIYNTIIDSLCKDTLIVDALNLFSEMTSKGIAPDVITYNCLIHGVCKLGEWKESIRLLNEMVSKGIFPNVRTFNVLIDTVCKEGMIQKARSVVEMMIQRDIEPDTVTYRTLMDGYCLLGEMGQAKKVFELMLSKGSMIDVRSYNILINGYCKHKMIDDARMLFLEMSRRGVVPNTITYNTLMDGFCKMGRTQDAETLFSQMQACGQLPNVRTYNILLDGLFENQQFPKAVQLLSEMEGKKLNFDIITYCILIEGLCKDGKVEYAWEVFRNLSSKGFQHNARTYTIMIRGFCNVGLTSEAENLLREMKEKGCSPDGCMYNTVIRGFIKNSETSWAMRLIKEMVERGFSADAWTTKLIVETDPVLLALIERAV; translated from the coding sequence ATGTCGCCTTCTCTTCACTCCTCTGGTGTTGGTTTTGTAAACAGTTACTTGGGTTTGTTTCACTCTCGAGCTTCTAACTCAACCGAATCTAGAAACACCCAACCACCCCAGTGTGTGAAAGTCACCAATCTTGAGGATGCCCTCAATGTGTTCGACGAAATGCTTCAAAGGCGTCCTCTGCCTTCCGTTGTCCGCTTCAATCAAATATTGGGTCACGTTGTGAGATTGAAACATTATTCCACAGTCATCTTGTTGAATAACCAAATGAGTGTGTCAGGAATTCGTCCCAATGGTTATACTCTAACCATTATCATCAATTGCTATTGTCATCTCAACCAAATGGGGTTTGGTTTGTCTGTCTTGGGAAAATTCTTCAAATTGGGTTTTGAACCCGATGTCAGGACCTTAAACACTGTAATCGATGGCTTTCTTCTTGAGGATAGAGAGGCTGATGCTGTCGGGATTCTGAATAAAATGATGGAGCATGGTAACTGGAAGCCCACTGTGGTTACTTTTGGCATACTAGTAAAGGGACTTTGCATGAAAGGTAACAACATTGGAGCTATCCAATTGCTTAATAAGATGGAAGAAGGGGGTTGCAAGCCTGACGTTGTTATTTATAACACTATCATTGACAGTCTTTGCAAGGATACTTTAATTGTTGATGCATTGAACCTCTTCTCCGAAATGACAAGTAAAGGAATTGCCCCAGATGTCATTACTTATAACTGTTTGATTCATGGAGTTTGCAAATTAGGGGAGTGGAAAGAATCTATAAGATTGTTGAATGAAATGGTGAGTAAAGGTATCTTTCCAAATGTGCGCACCTTCAATGTTTTGATTGATACAGTTTGTAAAGAGGGAATGATCCAAAAAGCAAGGAGCGTGGTCGAAATGATGATTCAAAGAGATATTGAACCTGATACAGTTACTTACCGTACACTTATGGACGGTTACTGTTTGCTCGGAGAAATGGGTCAGGCGAAAAAAGTTTTTGAACTAATGCTTAGCAAAGGATCCATGATTGATGTTCGTAGCTATAACATATTGATAAATGGTTATTGTAAGcataaaatgattgatgatgccCGAATGCTTTTTTTGGAAATGTCTCGTAGGGGAGTGGTTCCAAATACAATTACTTATAACACTCTTATGGATGGGttttgcaagatggggagaacaCAAGATGCAGAGACTTTGTTCTCTCAAATGCAAGCTTGTGGCCAACTTCCAAATGTTCGAACTTATAATATTTTACTCGATGGCCTGTTTGAAAACCAACAATTTCCCAAAGCAGTGCAATTGCTAAGTGAGATGGAGGGAAAGAAGTTGAACTTTGATATCATAACGTACTGTATTCTTATTGAAGGTTTGTGCAAAGATGGAAAAGTTGAGTATGCATGGGAAGTCTTTCGCAATTTATCATCAAAAGGATTTCAACATAATGCCAGGACATATACTATAATGATTCGTGGATTTTGTAATGTGGGGCTAACCAGTGAAGCAGAAAACTTGCTTAGGGAAATGAAAGAGAAAGGTTGTTCTCCAGATGGTTGCATGTACAACACAGTTATTCGCGGGTTTATCAAAAACAGTGAGACATCATGGGCGATGAGACTGATTAAAGAAATGGTGGAAAGGGGTTTTTCTGCAGATGCATGGACTACAAAATTGATAGTTGAAACAGATCCTGTTTTGTTGGCATTGATAGAAAGAGCAGTGTGA
- the LOC103422143 gene encoding beta-galactosidase 8-like: MRILVVVLVLGVLATASYCATVTYDHRALMIDGKRRVLVSGSIHYPRSTPEMWPDLIQKSKDGGLDVIETYVFWNLHEPVQGQYDFGGRKDLVKFVKTVAEAGLYVHLRIGPYVCAEWNYGGFPLWLHFIPGIQLRTDNEPFKSEMQRFTAKIVDMMKKEKLYASQGGPIILSQIENEYGNIDQAYGAAAQTYIKWAASMAVSLDTGVPWVMCQQADAPASVISTCNGFYCDQWTPRLPEKRPKMWTENWSGWFLSFGGAVPQRPVEDLAFAVARFFQKGGTFQNYYMYHGGTNFGRSAGGPFIATSYDYDAPIDEYGFLRQPKWGHLKDVHKAVKLCEEAMVATDPKNSSLGPNVEATVYQTGSACAAFLSNSDTKSDATVTFNGNSYQLPAWSVSILPDCKNVALNTAKINSAAMIPSFMHHSVIDDIDSSEALGSGWSWINEPVGISKKDAFARVGLLEQINTTADKSDYLWYSLSIDVTSSDTFLQDGSQTVLHVESLGHALHAFINGKPAGSGTGSASNPTVSVEIPVTFASGKNTIDLLSLTVGLQNYGAFFDKTGAGITGPVQLKGLKNGTTIDLSSQRWTYQIGLQGEDLDFPSGSSSQWVSQPTLPKKQPLTWYKATFNAPDGSNPVALDFTGMGKGEAWVNGQSIGRYWPTNISPTSGCPDSCDFRGPYNSDKCRKNCGKPSQELYHVPRSWLKPSDNTLVLFEEIGGDPTQISFATRQIESLCSHVSESHLSPVDTWSSDSKVGRKLGPVLSLECPFPNQVISSIKFASYGKPQGTCGSFSHGQCKSSSALSIVQKACVGSKSCSIEVSVKTFGDPCNGVAKSLAVEASCR; the protein is encoded by the exons ATGAGGATTTTAGTGGTGGTTTTGGTGCTCGGAGTTCTGGCGACGGCGTCGTATTGCGCCACCGTGACATACGACCACAGGGCGCTGATGATTGATGGGAAGCGCCGAGTTTTGGTGTCTGGCTCCATTCACTATCCTCGCAGCACTCCTGAG ATGTGGCCGGACCTTATCCAAAAATCGAAAGACGGAGGCTTGGACGTGATCGAGACCTACGTCTTCTGGAACTTGCACGAACCAGTTCAAGGCCAG TATGATTTTGGGGGAAGAAAAGATTTGGTTAAATTTGTGAAGACAGTAGCAGAAGCTGGTCTTTATGTGCACCTTCGAATAGGTCCATATGTGTGCGCAGAATGGAACTATGG TGGCTTTCCTCTTTGGTTGCATTTCATACCCGGAATTCAATTGCGAACGGACAATGAGCCGTTCaag TCAGAAATGCAGCGGTTCACGGCAAAAATTGTTGAtatgatgaagaaggagaagcttTATGCATCTCAGGGAGGACCCATCATTTTATCCCAG ATTGAAAACGAGTATGGTAACATTGATCAAGCATATGGGGCTGCTGCCCAAACCTATATTAAGTGGGCAGCAAGCATGGCTGTGTCTTTGGATACAGGGGTTCCCTGGGTCATGTGTCAGCAAGCAGACGCTCCTGCATCTGTG ATCAGCACTTGCAATGGATTTTATTGTGATCAATGGACCCCAAGACTTCCTGAAAAGAGACCCAAAATGTGGACCGAGAATTGGAGTGGATG GTTTCTTTCCTTTGGTGGTGCTGTGCCTCAAAGACCAGTGGAAGACCTCGCATTTGCCGTAGCACGCTTCTTTCAGAAAGGTGGAACTTTCCAAAATTATTATATG TACCATGGCGGGACTAACTTTGGGCGGAGTGCTGGTGGACCCTTTATTGCTACAAGTTATGACTACGATGCTCCAATTGATGAGTATG GATTTCTTAGGCAACCTAAGTGGGGTCACCTAAAAGATGTGCATAAGGCCGTAAAGCTTTGTGAAGAAGCAATGGTGGCCACTGACCCAAAAAATTCTTCTCTTGGTCCAAACGTGGAG GCAACTGTTTACCAAACAGGATCAGCATGTGCTGCGTTTCTTTCCAATTCTGACACTAAATCTGATGCCACTGTGACGTTCAATGGAAATTCTTATCAGTTGCCTGCATGGTCTGTGAGCATCTTACCAGACTGCAAAAATGTAGCGCTTAACACTGCAAAG ATTAACTCTGCTGCCATGATTCCGAGCTTCATGCATCACTCAGTGATAGATGATATTGATTCCTCTGAAGCATTGGGCTCAGGCTGGAGTTGGATAAATGAACCAGTTGGTATCTCAAAGAAGGATGCATTTGCCagagttggattgttggagcaaaTAAATACCACAGCTGATAAAAGTGACTATTTATGGTACTCTTTAAG CATTGATGTCACAAGTTCTGATACGTTCCTTCAAGATGGGTCTCAAACTGTTCTTCATGTGGAATCACTTGGCCATGCCCTTCATGCGTTTATTAATGGAAAGCCTGCAG GGAGTGGAACAGGCAGCGCTAGCAATCCCACGGTTTCTGTGGAGATCCCTGTAACATTTGCATCTGGGAAGAACACAATTGATCTTCTGAGTTTGACTGTTGGCCTTCAG AACTATGGAGCTTTTTTTGACAAAACAGGTGCTGGGATCACTGGTCCTGTACAGCTGAAAGGCTTGAAAAATGGCACTACTATTGATCTCTCATCTCAGCGGTGGACATATCAG ATTGGACTTCAAGGGGAAGACTTGGATTTTCCCAGTGGAAGTTCTTCTCAGTGGGTTTCACAACCTACCTTGCCCAAGAAACAACCCTTGACATGGTACAAG GCAACATTTAATGCTCCTGATGGCAGTAACCCTGTTGCACTAGACTTTACAGGGATGGGAAAGGGTGAAGCATGGGTGAACGGACAAAGTATTGGGCGGTACTGGCCGACCAACATTTCTCCAACTAGTGGTTGCCCTGATTCTTGTGATTTCAGGGGACCTTATAACTCCGACAAATGCAGAAAGAACTGTGGCAAGCCATCTCAGGAATT GTACCACGTGCCTCGTTCATGGTTGAAACCAAGTGACAATACTCTTGTCCTGTTTGAGGAAATTGGGGGTGATCCAACGCAGATATCTTTTGCTACCAGACAGATTGAAAGTTTGTGCTCACATGTATCGGAGTCTCACCTGTCACCTGTAGATACATGGAGTTCAGATTCAAAAGTGGGAAGGAAGTTAGGGCCTGTGCTATCACTTGAGTGCCCATTTCCTAACCAGGTCATTTCTTCAATCAAATTTGCAAGTTACGGAAAACCTCAAGGGACTTGTGGGAGCTTTAGCCATGGCCAATGCAAGAGCAGTAGCGCTCTATCCATTGTACAGAAG GCTTGTGTTGGATCCAAGAGCTGTAGCATTGAAGTCTCGGTTAAAACATTCGGTGACCCATGTAATGGAGTAGCAAAGAGTTTAGCAGTAGAAGCATCCTGTAGATAG